One Microlunatus soli genomic window carries:
- a CDS encoding type II toxin-antitoxin system Phd/YefM family antitoxin, whose product MRTVSKRELNQNTAAVLDEVTESDDVVVTERGKPRWRVSVARDQDSALDRLRREGRYAPPSSDPASWPDHPAGPTYSDSDVDAVLDEIRGDH is encoded by the coding sequence ATGAGGACGGTGTCGAAGCGGGAGCTGAATCAGAACACCGCCGCGGTGCTGGACGAGGTCACCGAGTCCGACGATGTTGTGGTGACCGAGCGCGGAAAACCGCGATGGCGGGTCAGCGTCGCCCGCGACCAGGACTCCGCGCTCGATCGCTTGCGACGGGAAGGGCGCTATGCCCCACCGTCGTCCGATCCCGCGTCATGGCCGGATCATCCGGCAGGCCCCACATACAGCGACAGCGACGTCGACGCCGTGCTGGACGAGATCCGCGGGGACCACTGA
- a CDS encoding type II toxin-antitoxin system VapC family toxin: protein MASTVVYLDTSIALRTILDVPERQRLQEWMQTPGTTFVSSRLLRTEVIRVLRRDGRPVSDGAPLLDRVGLLDITRETHTIAESFERHVKTLDALHLATALLIGDPVTVATHDATMKVVAEQLGLRVADPVATSGP, encoded by the coding sequence GTGGCATCGACGGTTGTCTACCTGGATACATCGATAGCACTTCGCACGATTCTCGATGTCCCCGAGCGACAGCGTTTGCAGGAGTGGATGCAGACTCCGGGCACGACCTTCGTCTCGTCCCGACTGCTGCGTACCGAGGTGATTCGCGTCCTCCGACGGGACGGTCGGCCGGTCTCCGACGGAGCGCCGCTGCTCGACCGCGTCGGACTGCTCGATATCACCCGCGAGACCCACACGATCGCCGAATCGTTCGAACGGCACGTCAAGACCCTTGATGCGCTTCACCTCGCGACGGCGCTCCTCATCGGCGATCCTGTCACGGTCGCGACGCATGACGCGACCATGAAGGTCGTTGCCGAGCAGTTGGGCCTGCGAGTGGCGGACCCAGTGGCCACGTCCGGCCCGTAG
- a CDS encoding DUF6572 domain-containing protein, with protein MRGLDAPGMVDLVGEEQTGEISLIISHDKAWTDEPVELERLATKINNYASFALDGGLLNQFPESAGRPLRILVDCVTAPTPEVSALLHRAEAQLATYSLGLAVNYPLRG; from the coding sequence ATGCGAGGACTTGACGCCCCAGGGATGGTCGACCTGGTGGGAGAGGAGCAGACGGGTGAGATCTCGCTGATCATCTCCCATGACAAGGCCTGGACCGACGAGCCCGTCGAACTGGAGCGACTCGCAACAAAGATCAACAACTACGCGTCCTTCGCACTGGATGGCGGCTTGCTGAACCAGTTCCCGGAGTCGGCGGGCAGGCCGCTGCGGATCCTCGTCGACTGCGTCACCGCGCCGACCCCGGAGGTGAGTGCCCTGCTGCATCGTGCGGAAGCCCAACTTGCGACCTACTCGTTGGGTCTTGCCGTCAACTATCCGTTGCGGGGTTGA
- a CDS encoding pentapeptide repeat-containing protein yields the protein MHWQSLDLRRAQIDAARFFGSEIENCLFDSASLLDWRLWGTEVTDCSFRRADLRGSGGLGTGEWLGRRNVWRRVAFDRANLVDSSLTGCVLIDCSFDAPSRSLKFQDSEVVDCTFRGPAREMIIDGRGHRYPVSPSAFSADFSQAEFTDVSITGYVLDRVKLPDQAGLFVARHYPAVYRRAAAWLSSQPNDASAQGALAYLEYALKAPGAEDSDACFDLRGFDEPELEATMRRAFECAQTGS from the coding sequence GTGCACTGGCAGTCGCTGGATCTCCGGCGGGCTCAGATCGACGCGGCCCGGTTCTTCGGTTCCGAGATCGAGAATTGCCTGTTCGACTCGGCAAGCCTGCTGGACTGGCGGCTGTGGGGCACCGAGGTCACCGACTGCTCCTTCCGCCGAGCCGATCTGCGGGGCAGTGGCGGGCTGGGAACAGGCGAGTGGCTCGGGCGGCGGAACGTGTGGCGCCGGGTTGCGTTCGATCGTGCCAATCTCGTCGATTCGTCGCTCACCGGGTGCGTCTTGATCGACTGCAGCTTTGATGCGCCGTCCAGGTCGCTCAAGTTTCAGGACAGTGAGGTCGTCGACTGTACATTCCGTGGCCCTGCCAGAGAGATGATCATCGACGGGCGCGGCCATCGGTATCCGGTGTCACCCAGTGCGTTCTCGGCGGATTTCAGTCAGGCGGAGTTCACCGACGTCAGCATCACCGGATACGTGCTGGACCGCGTCAAGCTCCCTGATCAAGCCGGCCTGTTCGTCGCCCGACACTATCCGGCCGTCTACCGCCGCGCCGCCGCGTGGCTGTCCTCGCAGCCGAACGATGCTTCGGCTCAAGGGGCATTGGCTTACCTGGAATACGCACTCAAGGCGCCCGGGGCCGAGGACTCCGACGCGTGCTTCGACCTGCGCGGATTCGATGAACCTGAGCTTGAAGCCACGATGCGGCGGGCATTCGAGTGCGCGCAAACCGGTAGCTGA
- a CDS encoding RNA 2'-phosphotransferase, with amino-acid sequence MSTTDADLSRLVSHALRHQPWLYELELDDEGWVPIDQLIEAIREQGGVWASVDRTALQNMLATATKRRHEIDGDRIRAIYGHSIPGRIRRRPATPPSRLFHGTAPDSWSAIRSEGLIPMGRQFVHLSIDRETAVSVGRRKSADPIVLSVDSVAAAAAGVTFYEGNEVVWLADQVPAEFVAVAD; translated from the coding sequence TTGAGTACGACTGACGCGGATCTGAGTCGACTGGTGTCTCACGCGCTGCGCCACCAGCCATGGTTGTACGAGCTGGAATTGGACGACGAGGGCTGGGTGCCTATCGATCAACTCATCGAGGCCATTCGCGAGCAGGGTGGCGTGTGGGCTTCGGTCGACCGGACTGCCTTGCAGAACATGCTCGCCACGGCGACAAAACGTCGTCACGAGATCGACGGAGACCGTATCCGGGCGATCTATGGCCACTCGATCCCCGGCCGGATCCGTCGTCGACCTGCTACACCGCCGAGCCGCTTGTTCCATGGGACGGCCCCTGACTCGTGGTCGGCGATCAGGTCCGAAGGTTTGATCCCGATGGGGCGACAGTTCGTTCATCTGTCCATAGATCGCGAGACCGCTGTGTCGGTCGGGCGGCGCAAGAGCGCCGATCCGATCGTGCTGAGTGTGGACTCGGTAGCCGCCGCGGCGGCAGGCGTGACCTTCTACGAAGGTAATGAGGTCGTGTGGCTCGCTGATCAGGTGCCAGCCGAATTCGTTGCTGTCGCGGACTGA